From Pseudomonas sp. LS1212, the proteins below share one genomic window:
- a CDS encoding DUF493 domain-containing protein has translation MTDSDVKSHKIEFPVDDYPIKVIGDTVVGFKDTVIEILAKYAKLDIKSLAERQSSNGKYTTVQLHIIATDEDQLRNINSALRATGIVHMVL, from the coding sequence ATGACAGACTCTGACGTTAAGTCGCACAAGATCGAATTTCCCGTCGATGACTACCCGATCAAGGTGATCGGCGACACCGTTGTCGGCTTCAAGGACACTGTGATCGAAATTCTTGCCAAGTACGCAAAGCTGGACATCAAGTCCCTGGCCGAGCGGCAAAGCAGCAACGGCAAGTACACCACGGTACAGCTGCATATCATTGCCACCGACGAAGACCAATTGCGCAATATCAATAGTGCCCTGCGCGCTACCGGTATCGTGCACATGGTGCTGTAA
- the rodA gene encoding rod shape-determining protein RodA → MRRRASLLQRIHIDGPLLILLLTLAAGSLFVLYSASGKNWDLLIKQATSFGIGLVSMFVIAQFEPRFMARWVPLAYVFGVILLVVVDVMGHNAMGATRWINIPGVIRFQPSEFMKIIMPATIAWYLAKRSLPPHLKHVAISLMLIGLPFILIVRQPDLGTSLLILASGAFVLFIGGLRWRWIISVIAAAVPVAIAMWFFVMHDYQKQRVLTFLDPESDPLGTGWNIIQSKAAIGSGGVFGKGWLLGTQSHLDFLPESHTDFIIAVMGEEFGLVGICALLLIYLLLIGRGLVITAQAQTLFGKLLAGSLTMTFFVYVFVNIGMVSGLLPVVGVPLPFISYGGTSLVTLLSAFGVLMSIHTHRKWIAQV, encoded by the coding sequence ATGCGTCGCCGCGCCAGCCTGCTGCAGCGCATCCATATCGACGGCCCCTTGCTGATCCTGCTGCTGACGTTGGCCGCTGGCAGCCTGTTCGTGCTGTATTCGGCCAGTGGCAAGAACTGGGACCTGCTGATAAAACAGGCCACCTCCTTCGGTATCGGCCTGGTCTCGATGTTCGTGATCGCCCAGTTCGAACCCCGTTTCATGGCACGGTGGGTGCCGTTGGCCTACGTGTTCGGGGTGATATTGCTGGTCGTGGTGGATGTGATGGGGCACAACGCCATGGGGGCCACCCGCTGGATCAACATCCCAGGGGTGATTCGCTTCCAGCCGTCTGAATTCATGAAGATCATCATGCCGGCGACTATCGCCTGGTACCTGGCCAAACGCTCGCTGCCGCCGCATCTCAAGCATGTCGCAATCAGTCTGATGCTGATAGGTCTTCCCTTCATTCTGATCGTCCGCCAGCCGGACCTCGGCACGTCGCTGCTGATTCTGGCTTCCGGGGCCTTCGTGCTGTTCATCGGTGGCCTGCGCTGGCGCTGGATTATCAGCGTTATCGCAGCGGCCGTGCCGGTCGCGATAGCCATGTGGTTCTTTGTCATGCATGACTATCAGAAGCAGCGCGTGCTGACCTTTCTCGACCCCGAAAGCGATCCGCTGGGGACCGGCTGGAACATCATCCAGTCGAAGGCGGCCATTGGCTCGGGCGGTGTATTCGGCAAGGGCTGGCTGCTGGGTACCCAGTCGCACCTGGACTTTTTGCCCGAGAGCCACACCGACTTCATCATTGCCGTGATGGGCGAGGAGTTCGGGCTGGTCGGTATTTGCGCGTTGTTGCTGATTTACCTGCTGCTGATTGGTCGCGGCCTGGTGATCACTGCCCAGGCGCAGACCCTGTTCGGCAAATTGCTGGCAGGTAGCCTGACCATGACTTTTTTTGTTTATGTTTTCGTCAATATCGGTATGGTCAGTGGCCTCTTGCCCGTCGTAGGCGTGCCGCTGCCCTTCATTAGTTATGGCGGAACTTCGCTGGTGACGCTGCTGTCGGCGTTTGGGGTGCTAATGTCGATCCATACCCATCGCAAGTGGATCGCACAGGTTTGA
- a CDS encoding lytic murein transglycosylase translates to MPLSLSHRWQLRQLIAASSLILLVACAEKPTAADALPLVPATPAPVVPSTAPIDAAIEIQPTQSFSEWQAGFRQQALQAGITANTFDRAFAGVTPDISVIKADRSQPEFARPVWEYLDGALSPVRVRKGEALLTQYADILQSIEQRYGVDRRALVAVWGMESNFGQFQGDKSVIRSLATLAYEGRRPAFAQSQLLAALQILQNGDIQPESMLGSWAGAMGQTQFIPTTYNTHAVDFDGDGRRDIWNSAADALASTAHYLQSSGWQTGQPWGVEAQLAPNFDYALADGSIRKSVAEWLQLGVKLPAGTSLPAGAEQLSAALLLPAGHRGPAFLLFDNFQAILKYNNSSSYALAVNLLSERLTGSGYIRGEWPKDDMPLSRTERIELQTLLSANNYDAGNPDGIIGASTRKAIRAAQQSLGWPADGYPTHKLLESLRNR, encoded by the coding sequence ATGCCCTTAAGTCTTTCTCATCGCTGGCAATTACGCCAACTGATCGCTGCCTCCAGCCTCATCCTCCTCGTCGCCTGCGCTGAAAAGCCCACGGCCGCCGACGCCCTGCCGCTGGTACCTGCCACGCCTGCTCCGGTGGTGCCCAGCACTGCACCCATCGATGCAGCCATCGAAATCCAACCGACCCAGTCGTTCAGTGAATGGCAGGCCGGCTTTCGTCAGCAAGCCTTGCAGGCCGGCATTACCGCAAACACCTTCGACCGCGCCTTCGCCGGTGTCACACCGGACATCAGCGTAATCAAGGCCGACCGCAGCCAACCCGAGTTCGCCCGCCCAGTGTGGGAATACCTCGATGGCGCACTGTCGCCTGTACGCGTGCGCAAGGGCGAGGCGCTGCTCACCCAGTACGCGGACATCCTGCAAAGCATCGAACAGCGCTATGGCGTCGACCGCAGGGCCCTGGTGGCGGTTTGGGGAATGGAGAGCAACTTTGGCCAGTTCCAGGGCGACAAGTCGGTGATCCGCTCGCTGGCAACCCTGGCCTACGAAGGTCGCCGCCCGGCCTTCGCCCAAAGCCAACTGCTCGCTGCCCTGCAGATCCTGCAGAACGGCGACATCCAGCCCGAGAGCATGCTCGGTTCCTGGGCTGGCGCCATGGGCCAGACCCAATTCATCCCGACGACCTATAACACCCATGCGGTGGATTTCGACGGCGACGGTCGCCGCGACATCTGGAACAGCGCGGCCGATGCCCTGGCTTCGACCGCCCACTACCTGCAAAGCTCTGGCTGGCAGACTGGCCAACCCTGGGGGGTGGAAGCCCAGCTGGCGCCGAACTTCGATTACGCGCTGGCCGATGGCAGTATCCGTAAAAGCGTGGCCGAATGGCTGCAGCTGGGCGTGAAACTACCAGCTGGCACCAGCCTGCCAGCAGGTGCCGAGCAGCTGTCCGCCGCCCTGCTGCTGCCCGCAGGCCACCGCGGCCCGGCATTCCTGCTGTTTGACAACTTCCAGGCGATCTTGAAGTACAACAACTCATCGTCCTACGCGCTGGCCGTCAACCTGCTATCGGAGCGCCTCACGGGTTCGGGATACATTCGCGGCGAGTGGCCGAAGGATGATATGCCGCTGAGCCGTACGGAGCGCATCGAACTGCAGACCCTGCTCAGCGCCAACAATTATGACGCCGGCAACCCCGATGGCATCATCGGCGCCAGTACGCGCAAGGCGATCCGTGCCGCCCAGCAAAGCCTGGGCTGGCCGGCCGATGGCTACCCAACCCACAAACTGCTCGAAAGCCTGCGCAACCGCTGA
- a CDS encoding septal ring lytic transglycosylase RlpA family protein: MRALPSRTPLKLLTCATLALMVASCSTSRPQQQATPVRAKPVLDINRAHKDGAPWWDVDVSRIPDAVPTQHTGPYKANPYTVLGKTYFPIPDSRNYVASGTASWYGTKFHGQNTANGEVYDLYGMSAAHKTLPLPSYVRVTNLDNNKSVILRVNDRGPFYSDRIIDLSYAAAKKLGYAETGTARVKVEGIDPQQWWAQKGRPAPLMLNQPQVAQAKPALTASTGTVEQWTPPPQQHAAAVLPVQVKANSNASAQAAGLYLQVGAFANPDAAELLRSKLSTMVSAPVFISSIVRNQQTLHRVRLGPIDSQGEAQQVQNSVRLANLGQPSVVTAD; encoded by the coding sequence ATGCGGGCACTGCCGAGTCGCACACCGTTGAAGCTGCTGACCTGCGCAACGCTGGCCCTGATGGTGGCCAGTTGCTCTACCAGTCGCCCGCAGCAGCAGGCCACGCCGGTCCGCGCCAAGCCCGTGCTGGACATCAACCGGGCACATAAAGACGGTGCGCCGTGGTGGGACGTGGATGTCTCGCGCATTCCCGACGCCGTGCCAACCCAGCACACCGGCCCCTACAAGGCCAACCCCTATACGGTATTGGGCAAGACCTACTTTCCGATTCCCGATTCCCGAAACTATGTCGCTTCGGGTACCGCGTCCTGGTACGGCACCAAGTTTCACGGGCAGAACACTGCCAATGGCGAGGTCTATGATCTCTATGGGATGAGTGCCGCGCACAAGACGCTGCCTTTGCCCAGCTACGTACGGGTGACCAACCTGGACAACAACAAGAGCGTGATTCTGCGGGTCAATGACCGGGGGCCGTTCTATTCCGATCGCATTATCGATTTGTCCTATGCCGCGGCCAAGAAACTCGGTTACGCCGAGACCGGTACGGCCCGGGTCAAGGTCGAAGGCATCGACCCGCAGCAGTGGTGGGCACAGAAGGGCCGTCCGGCACCGCTGATGCTCAACCAACCGCAGGTTGCCCAGGCCAAACCGGCGCTGACGGCCTCCACCGGTACCGTCGAGCAGTGGACGCCACCGCCGCAGCAGCATGCCGCGGCCGTACTGCCGGTACAGGTCAAGGCGAACAGCAACGCGTCGGCCCAGGCCGCTGGTCTGTATCTGCAGGTGGGCGCGTTCGCCAACCCCGACGCTGCCGAGCTGTTGCGGTCGAAGTTGAGCACGATGGTCAGTGCACCGGTCTTCATCAGCTCGATCGTGCGCAACCAGCAGACGCTGCATCGGGTCCGGCTGGGGCCGATCGACAGCCAGGGCGAAGCCCAGCAAGTGCAGAACAGCGTACGCCTGGCCAACCTCGGCCAGCCGAGCGTAGTGACGGCAGACTGA
- the lptE gene encoding LPS assembly lipoprotein LptE yields the protein MIKRNLLVMGLAVLLSACGFHLRGTGTTELAIKELDLSARNAYGETVTQLRQVLESSGVNVHPGAPYKLVLVNESETQRAASYAGSSGSVEYQLNNVLSYEILGHNNVSLLNDKLEVQKIYVHDSNNLAGSDEEASEIRREMRRETVQQMVLRLQLLSPAQLDQLQQDADNRAKARADAIEAARRAQEDQPQQSPLQLPIN from the coding sequence ATGATCAAACGCAATCTGCTGGTAATGGGCCTTGCCGTATTACTCAGCGCCTGCGGTTTCCACCTGCGCGGCACCGGCACCACTGAACTTGCGATCAAGGAGCTGGACCTGAGCGCTCGCAACGCTTATGGCGAAACCGTGACCCAGCTTCGTCAAGTGCTCGAAAGCAGCGGTGTGAATGTCCATCCGGGCGCGCCGTACAAGCTGGTCCTGGTCAACGAGAGCGAAACCCAGCGCGCTGCCAGCTACGCCGGTTCCTCAGGCTCGGTCGAGTATCAGCTGAACAACGTTCTGAGCTATGAAATCCTTGGGCATAACAACGTGTCGTTGCTGAACGACAAACTGGAAGTCCAGAAGATCTACGTCCACGACAGCAACAACCTGGCCGGCTCCGACGAGGAAGCTTCGGAAATTCGCCGGGAAATGCGTCGTGAAACCGTGCAGCAGATGGTTCTGCGCCTGCAGTTGCTGAGCCCTGCACAGCTCGACCAGTTGCAGCAGGATGCCGACAATCGCGCCAAGGCCCGAGCCGACGCGATCGAAGCCGCTCGCCGCGCCCAGGAAGATCAGCCGCAGCAATCGCCATTGCAGCTGCCTATCAATTGA
- a CDS encoding D-alanyl-D-alanine carboxypeptidase family protein: MNITTFAKRLSLLVPLMITPAAWAAEQMMPAAPQLAAKSYVLMEASSGNILVENNGDQRLPPASLTKLMTAYIATLEIRRGQIGENDPVTVSEHAWRTGGSRMFIKVGTQVSVSDLLHGIIIQSGNDASVAIAEHIAGSEDGFADMMNKTAEKIGMSNSHFMNATGLPNPEHYSSAHDMSVLARAIIHEDPVHYAIYSQKEFLWNGIKQPNRNLLLWRDKTVDGLKTGHTDEAGFCMVSSAVRDGMRLIAVVFGTNSEQARAAETQKLLTYGFRFFETQTFYQKGTELAQAPVWKGDARQIKAGLAEDLSMTLPKGQLKKLAASMTMSPQLIAPIAKGDVIGKVEVKLDDKVVHSADLIALDAVEEGGFLRRVWDSIRLFFYGLFN; this comes from the coding sequence ATGAACATCACCACCTTTGCCAAACGCCTGAGCCTGCTTGTTCCGCTGATGATCACCCCTGCCGCCTGGGCGGCAGAGCAAATGATGCCGGCTGCGCCGCAACTCGCTGCCAAGTCTTATGTGCTCATGGAAGCCTCGAGCGGCAATATCCTGGTTGAAAACAACGGCGACCAGCGTCTGCCGCCAGCCAGCCTGACCAAGCTGATGACGGCCTACATCGCGACCCTGGAAATCCGTCGCGGCCAGATCGGCGAAAACGACCCGGTAACGGTCAGCGAGCACGCCTGGCGCACCGGTGGTTCGCGCATGTTCATCAAGGTCGGCACGCAAGTGAGTGTCAGCGATTTGCTGCACGGCATCATCATCCAGTCCGGCAACGATGCCAGCGTCGCGATCGCCGAGCACATCGCCGGCAGCGAAGACGGTTTTGCCGACATGATGAACAAGACGGCCGAAAAAATCGGCATGTCCAACAGCCACTTCATGAACGCCACCGGCCTGCCTAACCCGGAGCACTACTCCTCGGCGCACGACATGTCGGTGCTGGCGCGGGCGATCATCCATGAAGATCCGGTACATTACGCGATCTACTCGCAAAAGGAGTTCTTATGGAACGGCATCAAGCAGCCTAACCGCAATCTGCTGCTGTGGCGCGACAAGACCGTCGATGGCCTGAAAACCGGCCACACCGACGAAGCCGGCTTTTGCATGGTCTCCTCGGCCGTGCGTGACGGCATGCGTCTGATCGCCGTGGTGTTCGGCACCAACAGCGAACAGGCTCGTGCCGCCGAAACCCAGAAGCTGCTGACCTACGGTTTCCGCTTCTTCGAAACCCAGACCTTCTATCAGAAGGGTACCGAGCTGGCCCAGGCGCCAGTCTGGAAGGGCGATGCACGTCAGATCAAGGCCGGCCTGGCCGAAGACCTGAGCATGACGTTGCCTAAAGGCCAATTGAAAAAGCTGGCCGCCAGCATGACCATGAGCCCGCAACTGATCGCGCCGATCGCCAAGGGTGATGTTATCGGTAAAGTTGAGGTCAAACTCGATGACAAGGTTGTGCACAGCGCCGACCTGATTGCCCTCGACGCTGTCGAGGAAGGTGGTTTCTTGCGCCGCGTGTGGGATAGCATTCGTCTATTCTTCTACGGCTTGTTCAACTGA
- the lipA gene encoding lipoyl synthase — MTTAHEAVQDAVQTVIPTPERAARPGEARPKVEAGVKLRGAEKVARIPVKIIPTEELPKKPDWIRVRIPVSPEVDRIKQLLRKHKLHSVCEEASCPNLGECFSGGTATFMIMGDICTRRCPFCDVGHGRPKPLDVDEPKNLAVAIADLRLKYVVITSVDRDDLRDGGAQHFADCLREIRLLSPGVQLETLVPDYRGRMDVALAITAQEPPDVFNHNLETVPRLYKAARPGSDYQWSLTLLQKFKELVPHVPTKSGLMLGLGETDEEVIEVMQRMREHNIDMLTLGQYLQPSRSHLPVQRFVHPDTFAWFAEEGYKMGFKNVASGPLVRSSYHADQQAHEARIKL; from the coding sequence ATGACTACTGCGCATGAAGCGGTGCAAGACGCCGTGCAAACCGTGATCCCGACGCCTGAGCGCGCGGCCCGACCTGGCGAGGCCCGTCCGAAGGTAGAAGCTGGCGTGAAACTGCGCGGCGCCGAAAAGGTCGCTCGCATCCCGGTCAAGATCATCCCGACCGAAGAGCTGCCCAAGAAGCCCGACTGGATTCGCGTGCGCATCCCGGTTTCGCCGGAAGTCGACCGTATCAAGCAACTGCTGCGCAAGCACAAGCTGCACAGCGTTTGCGAAGAAGCCTCCTGCCCGAACCTGGGCGAGTGCTTCTCGGGCGGTACCGCGACCTTCATGATCATGGGTGACATCTGCACCCGTCGCTGCCCGTTCTGCGACGTTGGCCATGGCCGTCCAAAACCCCTGGACGTCGATGAGCCGAAGAACCTCGCCGTGGCCATTGCCGACCTGCGCCTGAAGTACGTGGTCATCACCTCGGTGGACCGCGACGACCTGCGTGACGGCGGTGCCCAGCACTTTGCCGACTGCCTGCGCGAGATTCGCCTGTTGTCGCCTGGCGTTCAGCTCGAGACACTGGTCCCGGACTACCGTGGCCGCATGGACGTTGCGCTGGCCATCACCGCGCAAGAGCCGCCGGATGTCTTCAACCACAACCTGGAAACCGTGCCGCGCCTGTACAAGGCTGCGCGCCCGGGTTCGGACTACCAGTGGTCGCTGACCCTGTTGCAGAAATTCAAGGAGCTGGTGCCTCACGTGCCGACCAAGTCCGGCTTGATGCTGGGCCTGGGCGAAACGGACGAGGAAGTCATCGAGGTGATGCAGCGCATGCGCGAGCACAACATCGACATGCTGACCCTGGGCCAGTACCTGCAGCCTTCGCGCAGCCACCTGCCGGTGCAGCGCTTCGTGCACCCGGATACCTTTGCCTGGTTTGCCGAGGAAGGCTACAAGATGGGCTTCAAGAACGTCGCCTCCGGTCCTCTGGTACGTTCTTCGTACCATGCCGACCAGCAGGCGCACGAGGCCAGGATCAAGCTCTGA
- the mltB gene encoding lytic murein transglycosylase B: protein MQVVRNWATRCVPWVGLVSILGASQHAAAGDYEGSPQVAEFVGEMTRDYGFAGEQLMSVFRDVERKQSILDAISRPAERVKPWKEYRPMFITDARIARGVDFWRQHEVALARAEKDYGVPAQVIVSIIGVETFFGRNTGNYRVIDALSTLGFDYPPRADFFRKELREFLLLAREEQLDPLTLKGSYAGAMGLPQFMPSSFRAYAVDFDGDGHINIWNNPDDAIGSVASYFKRHGWVAGEGVVSRAQVRGERVDEGLTPGIEPVKTAGELRALGWSSHDALRNDLPVTAFRLEGENGPEYWMGLKNFYAITRYNRSVMYAMAVHQLSEMLVQARGVK, encoded by the coding sequence ATGCAAGTAGTGCGTAACTGGGCGACTCGATGTGTTCCTTGGGTCGGCTTGGTAAGCATCCTTGGCGCGTCGCAACACGCGGCGGCCGGCGACTATGAAGGTTCGCCGCAAGTGGCCGAGTTCGTGGGCGAGATGACCCGCGACTATGGCTTCGCAGGAGAGCAATTGATGAGTGTGTTCCGCGACGTGGAGCGCAAGCAGTCTATTCTCGACGCCATTTCGCGCCCGGCCGAGCGAGTCAAGCCGTGGAAAGAATACCGCCCCATGTTCATCACCGATGCGCGCATTGCCCGCGGCGTCGACTTCTGGCGTCAGCATGAAGTGGCCCTGGCCCGTGCCGAAAAGGACTATGGCGTGCCCGCCCAGGTGATCGTCTCGATCATCGGTGTGGAGACCTTTTTTGGCCGCAATACCGGTAACTACCGGGTGATCGATGCCCTCTCGACACTGGGCTTCGATTATCCGCCGCGTGCCGACTTCTTCCGCAAGGAGCTGCGTGAATTCCTCCTGCTGGCCCGTGAAGAGCAGCTCGACCCGCTGACCCTCAAGGGCTCCTACGCCGGGGCCATGGGCTTGCCGCAGTTCATGCCGAGCAGCTTCAGGGCCTATGCGGTGGATTTCGACGGCGACGGCCACATCAACATCTGGAACAACCCGGACGATGCCATCGGCAGTGTCGCCAGTTATTTCAAGCGTCATGGCTGGGTGGCGGGGGAAGGGGTAGTGAGCCGGGCGCAGGTCCGCGGCGAGCGCGTCGACGAAGGGCTCACCCCGGGCATCGAACCGGTCAAGACAGCCGGGGAGTTGCGAGCACTGGGCTGGTCGAGTCATGATGCGCTGCGCAACGATCTGCCGGTCACCGCTTTCCGGCTTGAAGGTGAGAACGGCCCCGAATACTGGATGGGCCTGAAGAACTTTTATGCGATCACGCGCTATAACCGCAGCGTGATGTACGCTATGGCGGTGCATCAACTGTCGGAAATGCTGGTTCAAGCACGGGGCGTCAAATAA
- the arfA gene encoding alternative ribosome rescue factor ArfA gives MSKKPSPHGPNKAKSIIAQPLFRSRQEQPKKGKGSYRREAFQSKNWEASYFLAA, from the coding sequence ATGAGCAAAAAGCCATCCCCGCATGGCCCCAACAAGGCCAAATCCATCATCGCCCAGCCCCTGTTCCGCAGCCGCCAGGAACAACCGAAAAAGGGTAAAGGCAGCTACCGCCGCGAAGCCTTCCAGTCGAAAAACTGGGAGGCTTCTTACTTTTTGGCGGCATGA
- the lipB gene encoding lipoyl(octanoyl) transferase LipB, with protein sequence MPGLGFRELGLMAYEPVWQAMRRFTDERGPQTADEIWLVQHPAVFTQGQAGKAEHLLLPGDIPVVQVDRGGQVTYHGPGQLVAYLLLDVRRLGFGVRDLVSRIERSLIDLLASYGVEAAAKADAPGVYVDGAKIASLGLRIRNGCSFHGLALNVDMDLAPFQRINPCGYAGLAMTQLRDHAGPIEFAEVSARLRAQLVKHLDYAEQTTLTGGID encoded by the coding sequence ATGCCGGGCCTGGGCTTTCGCGAACTTGGCCTGATGGCCTATGAGCCAGTCTGGCAGGCCATGCGTCGGTTTACCGACGAGCGGGGCCCGCAGACCGCCGACGAGATCTGGCTGGTCCAGCATCCGGCGGTGTTCACCCAGGGGCAGGCCGGCAAGGCTGAACACCTGCTGCTGCCGGGCGATATTCCGGTGGTTCAGGTCGATCGTGGCGGGCAGGTGACTTATCATGGCCCCGGCCAGTTGGTTGCCTACCTGTTGCTGGATGTTCGCCGGCTTGGTTTTGGCGTGCGCGATCTGGTCAGCCGGATCGAGCGCAGCCTGATCGACCTGCTGGCCAGTTACGGCGTCGAGGCGGCCGCCAAGGCGGACGCCCCCGGGGTCTACGTCGACGGAGCGAAAATCGCTTCCCTCGGCTTGCGGATTCGTAACGGCTGCTCCTTCCATGGGTTGGCCTTGAACGTGGATATGGACCTGGCGCCATTCCAGCGGATTAATCCCTGCGGTTATGCGGGGCTGGCGATGACCCAGCTGCGCGACCATGCAGGGCCGATTGAATTTGCCGAGGTAAGTGCCCGGCTGCGTGCGCAGCTCGTCAAACACCTCGACTATGCTGAGCAGACGACCCTTACGGGCGGAATCGACTGA
- the holA gene encoding DNA polymerase III subunit delta yields the protein MKLTPAQLNKHLQGSLAPIYVVSGDDPLLCQEAADAIRAAARQQGFDERQVFSADASFDWGTLLQAGASLSLFAQRRLLELRLPSGKPGDKGAAALIEYCSRPAEDTLLLISLPKLDGSAQKTKWGKALVEGVQTQFIQIWPVDAGQLPQWIRQRLSQAGLAAQQDAVELIAARVEGNLLAAAQEIEKLKLLAEDNQITVETVQAAVADSARFDVFGLVDAILNGEAAHALRMLEGLRGEGVEPPVILWALARELRVLASLSRQYSQGVPLDKAFSQARPPVWDKRKPLMSKALQRHSALRWGQLLQDAQRIDAQIKGQAAGSPWTSLARLSLLMAGQRVVLPAE from the coding sequence ATGAAGCTCACACCAGCCCAACTCAACAAGCACCTGCAAGGCAGCCTCGCGCCGATCTATGTGGTCAGCGGCGATGATCCCCTGCTGTGCCAGGAAGCCGCGGACGCCATTCGGGCCGCCGCTCGCCAGCAAGGCTTTGACGAGCGGCAGGTCTTCAGTGCCGATGCCAGCTTCGATTGGGGAACCCTTCTGCAAGCCGGCGCCAGCCTTTCGCTGTTCGCGCAAAGACGCCTGCTGGAGCTGCGCCTGCCGTCGGGCAAGCCCGGTGACAAGGGCGCTGCGGCCTTGATCGAGTACTGTTCGCGCCCCGCCGAAGACACCTTGCTGCTGATCAGCCTGCCGAAGCTCGATGGCAGCGCGCAAAAAACCAAGTGGGGCAAGGCCCTGGTCGAAGGGGTACAGACCCAGTTCATCCAGATCTGGCCGGTCGACGCTGGCCAATTGCCCCAGTGGATTCGTCAGCGACTCTCCCAGGCCGGACTTGCCGCGCAACAGGATGCCGTCGAGCTGATCGCAGCGCGGGTCGAAGGCAACCTGTTGGCAGCCGCCCAGGAAATCGAAAAGCTCAAACTGCTGGCAGAAGACAATCAAATCACGGTTGAAACTGTTCAGGCCGCAGTGGCCGACAGTGCTCGATTCGATGTGTTTGGCCTGGTCGATGCGATTCTCAACGGCGAAGCTGCCCATGCCTTGCGCATGCTCGAAGGCCTGCGCGGCGAAGGCGTCGAACCGCCGGTGATCCTCTGGGCCCTGGCCCGCGAGCTGCGCGTGCTGGCCAGCCTGTCCCGGCAGTACAGCCAGGGCGTACCGCTGGATAAGGCCTTCAGCCAGGCCCGACCGCCGGTCTGGGACAAGCGCAAACCGCTGATGAGCAAAGCCCTGCAACGGCATTCGGCGTTGCGTTGGGGCCAATTGCTGCAGGATGCACAACGGATAGACGCCCAGATCAAGGGCCAGGCGGCGGGTTCGCCCTGGACCAGCCTGGCGCGGCTTTCGCTGTTGATGGCGGGGCAGCGGGTGGTGTTGCCTGCCGAGTAA